CCTTCCAGCTCGTGCACACCTGGCCACACCTGCCCAACACAAACAAGTTCACGCATGAGACCAAAACACCCAGCGGCCAGAGCACGTTAAACAGGAGGTTGTGTCCCTGACTGCTTGTAaaagctttgtttttctttgttcatatgatttttttaaacaaaaagtcCTGTACTTTAGTCTTAGCAAAGTATCCACGATCGACCGAATGAAGTCTACAGGACTTTGTAGTTATTCACGTGTTCATATACTATTCTAGACCTTAAAATGGTGCCATTACATCATCAGACTGGGACTCACAGTGGAAGCATTACAATAAGATTCCCCGAGTGCGTTGACCTGCTTACATGTAGACGCTCTCAGAGGTCAGGTGGCCGAGGATGACGGACAGGATGTGCCGGaggttcctcttcctcagctccGTGAGGACGTCCACCTTCCTCAGGCCCATCTTTCTTCCGATCAGCCCCGCCAGCGGCATGGTGGTCCTGAACTCCACGGGGGTCCGGGCCAGCGCCTCGGTGGACTTCAGCTGCTCCTTCAGGCTCGGGCTCTGGCCGACGAACATGTGGGCCGTCAGCTGGCACATGGCGTGGATCAGCTGCAGCGCCGGCGTCAGCGAGAGGTCGACGGGGGTCGTCGCGCCGCGGGGCGTCGTGCTCTCCGGCCTCAGCGGGGGGGTGGCGGCGGCCGGGTCGGGGCGAGGGGTGGCGCCGTGGGCAAAGACCTCATCCTCCGGGGAAAGGACGTGGCTTTGGCGTAGGTGTCCGCGCTTCCTCTCCGCCGGGTCCTCCTCGGACTGAGAGCCGCCCTCTTTGAGCGTGGAGAGCCGATGTTGCCGCTGCAGGCGGGAGCGCCGCCGCGCCTCCGCCGGAGTCGGGGTGTCCGGGTTTCCTTTGGAGGCCGAGGCGAGCAACTCCAGGAACGAGCCGTCGTTGTCCGCCGAGGAGTCTTGGGATTTATCGAGGCTCAGGGAACTGAAGCCGCTGTCTTCACACAGAGACCTGATCCAGGGTTAGAAGGTGGTGAAtagaacacacaggaacattTATCAAATTCACAAGGTGTCAAAAGAAGCACGCACCTGAGATATTTGGGCGTGCGTGACGACGGTGTGCACAACACACTGGAGACGTCATAGAGACCATGCGTGACCCCGCTGTCTGGCGATGGAGGGGTTTCCTGAGGCGGCGCCGGCAAGGATTTGATGAAGCACGGAGTCCGGATGTCAATTTGATCGCAGTCGCCGAAATCCACGTCCAACAGCGACGCCTTTCTCTCGAAACTGGACAGGTGAGCGGAGGAGTCGAGTTTGCCGTTTTCGAGAGTCGAGGTCCTCGTCTGCGTGAAGAGGAGCCGGCGTTTCCTCCCGGACAGCAACAGGTCCCGCTCCAACTTCAAAGCGTCCAGAGAGTCGAACGACGCGCCGAGCCAGTGTTCCGACTCGGCCCTCCTGCCGCGCGGCGATCTCGCGTGCTCGGTTTTGACGTCCGCGGCGGGTTTGCACATGAGCAGCCTCTGTCGCATCGGGGCGTCCCTCCTGTGCGCGCGAGGCGTTTCGCACCAGCCGACCGCCGCGGGCCGCTGGTGGACACCCCGGGGGTCTTTGCCCACGCATCCCGCCGCCTCCCATGTGCTCTCCTTGGGCGTGACGGACAGCCAGATGTTCTCTTTCGGCGTTTCGCTGAACTCCACCGGGGACAAGGAGCGACAGGAGTCCAGCCCGCGGACGCTCTGCGGCGTGTGGAACACGCCCGAGTAGCCGCTGTCGGAGCAGTCGCCATCGCAGCTCTGGCCTTTGCAGCTCTCCAGGTAGACGTTGGATTCAGGAGTGCACTGcatgatcctcctcctcctcctcctcctgcctgcaCGTGCTGGTCCACTCCACCTGTTCACCAAGCAGCTGTCAGCTGACCTGCACACATCATCAAGTAAGTGAGTAAAGACGATAAAACGGTGGCCGACAGCTTTATTAAACGTTTAAGGGTCTTAACGTATATTTAATGACACTGTTGGACTCAAGTGGGGAGCGGGTTGTGAAACAGTCAGTTGGCTCGGCAGCGTTGCTACGCGAGGGCGTCACTTCCGGTTAAACCCCCGGTCGCGCGCCCTCTGGGATGCCGCTATAAAGTTAGCTGTAGCCGCCAAAAAACAACCAGGCTGTGTACAGCCGACAGGGGCCCCGGGGACCTGGACGAAGGGCCGCGAGTGGGCTACTTTATTTCCTCctacttttattattataataattttaaaaaagggcccgGAAAAAAATAACGGTTGACAACTGCGTTCATTCCGCAGCGATGAGAGAAGGAAACCGGACTGAATAACGTGACGATTGGGATTGGTTAATATATAAATGGCAGTTAGTGATTAAGTTTAACTAATCGAAAATTTAAGTCGAAAGCAAACGTGTAGTCCGACTCTGACATCTTTGTAGGAGCAATTAGCGTGAGGTGAAAACACCCGCGTCAGCTGGCAAGTCAACCCGCGCACAGGGGGATCGATACACCGGAAAGGCTGATGACGTCACAACAATACACCCATTCACACATAATATCATTAGTTTATGAGGATTTTATGATGACCCGTGTACCCGAGGTGAAGTGACACCCAGTCACGTGACTCCTAACTTACATTCAACATATCAACACTACGGACGCCCCTTTCGAGGCCGTGGTTGTGGCTCCACACGCAAAACATTATTTCTcattaaacaaatacatttgacaaaaaCACGTACCTCTGCACACAGCGGAACGAGATACTACATGCACCGGGTGGTTCAGCTCGTTCCCTCGTCgcggtttgttttctgccgggaTCCTCCAGCCACGTTTTCAAATTTGGAGCCCAGTCAGTCACGTGAGTGTGACGTATTTCCGCTTGGGGCGTGCGACTTCCTCCCGCGCGCTGTTACCATAGTAGCAGTGGAGAGCTTGGCCGAACAAGCAGACGGCAGAGTTGTTTTTAATAGCATTAACCGCTTCGTGTATTACGTTACTTTTACCGGAAAAAACGGTATTCTCCCCGATAATGAGCAGAGGCGCTACTTTCTCCGGAGACCAGTCCTCCGCCGGGGACTCTGGGAAGGTCCCCGTGGAGCACCTGGACTATGGGTACATAGCGCAGTGCAGAGATGTGAAATACCTGGAGAGCATCTGCAGAGTCCTGAGGTAAAGGGCTCATACCGGAGCTGTAGGGTCTGTTGCTTTTTCTCCACTATGATCATGAAGAAttgcaaataaaatacatagGTCTACCGTGATAAGAGTATATATGTTTAACATGATGAGAGTACATAGGTATACCGTGATAAGAGAGAACATAGTCCTCTATGATAAGAGAGTACATAGGTTTGCTTTGATAAGAGAGTACATTGGTTTAACATGATAAGAGAGTACATAGGTTTAACATGATAAGAGTACATAGGTTTAACATGATAAGAGAGTACATAGGTTTAACATTACAAGAGAGTACATAGGTTTAACATGATAAGAGAGTACATAGGTTTAACATGGTAAGAGAGTACATAGGTCTACCATTATATGAAAGTACATATGCCTACCATGTTAAGAGAGTACATAGGTTTAAAATGTTAAGAGAGTACATATGTTTACCATGATCTATGTACTTAGTTTTAACACGATGACAGTACATAGGTCTACCATGAGAGTACATAGGTTTACCTTAATAAGATAGTACATAGGTCTACCATTATAAGAAAGTATATATGCCTACCATGATAAGAGAATACATGAATTTTGGGTTTTCAGAAAATAACCTTATACTTTGTGTTCAGGTCCGGCGACGAGGGCATTTACCCTCATCTGATTGAGTTCTGCGAGAGTCACTTGGAGAAACTGGATCCGAGGAGCCGAGCGCTCCGGAAGGAGCAGGGTCTGGCCACAGCCGCCAGCCTCTCCAATGAGG
The Pseudoliparis swirei isolate HS2019 ecotype Mariana Trench chromosome 16, NWPU_hadal_v1, whole genome shotgun sequence DNA segment above includes these coding regions:
- the fbxo43 gene encoding F-box only protein 43, which encodes MQCTPESNVYLESCKGQSCDGDCSDSGYSGVFHTPQSVRGLDSCRSLSPVEFSETPKENIWLSVTPKESTWEAAGCVGKDPRGVHQRPAAVGWCETPRAHRRDAPMRQRLLMCKPAADVKTEHARSPRGRRAESEHWLGASFDSLDALKLERDLLLSGRKRRLLFTQTRTSTLENGKLDSSAHLSSFERKASLLDVDFGDCDQIDIRTPCFIKSLPAPPQETPPSPDSGVTHGLYDVSSVLCTPSSRTPKYLRSLCEDSGFSSLSLDKSQDSSADNDGSFLELLASASKGNPDTPTPAEARRRSRLQRQHRLSTLKEGGSQSEEDPAERKRGHLRQSHVLSPEDEVFAHGATPRPDPAAATPPLRPESTTPRGATTPVDLSLTPALQLIHAMCQLTAHMFVGQSPSLKEQLKSTEALARTPVEFRTTMPLAGLIGRKMGLRKVDVLTELRKRNLRHILSVILGHLTSESVYMCGQVCTSWKEILQQDKRASLKRRNYVREVEAALKLAGDDNVNEAETRLALLKRSALKKVQAQSRTSSLCTPQSGNRTLTPSQLSASTSGGRSKRDEFLEIAQTLFNDECLKPCPRCRHPARCHSVKQEGVCSRADCGFRFCTACLCAFHGSRECGSQSVGRRAKDTLLPGSAQSKRNVRRL